In Sporocytophaga myxococcoides, the genomic window GTTAACTGAAATTAATGCATGGATGAATAAGTATGTGGAAGGAAAAAATTTTTCGAAGACATACAACAGATATTTTTGTCCGGGACAATATAGCCATGTGAAATGCGGCAGGAGCAAAGGTAGAAGTTTGTCGCAATATGATTGTCTTATAAAAAAATCAGCAAAGGAAATAGGCTGGGATTGGCGACTTTTAGCAGCGCTGGTATATCATGAGTCAAATTTTAATCCTCTGGCAAAGTCCTGGGCAGGAGCATGTGGCTTAATGCAACTGATGCCGTCTACAGCCGCCCTCTTCGGTCTGGAAAATCCGGAAGATCCATATGAAAATATGAAAGCTGGTATAAAATATCTTAAATGGCTGGAAAAGTACTGGAAGGAAAAAGTGCCCAACCAGGATGAACGGCTTAAGTTTGTGCTGGCTTCATATAATGCAGGTCAGGAACATGTGGCAGATGCGCAGAGACTGGCAATAAAATATGAAAAGAACCCTTTGGTGTGGGATGATAACGTAGCGTATTTCCTGCTTCAAAAAGCTCAGGTAGAGTACTACTCAGATCCGGTTGTAAAATTTGGATACTGCAGGGGCTCAGAAACATTTCACTATGTGAGCAATATTATAAGCAAGTTTCAATATTACAAGCAATTAATGCCCGACGAGATTATATAAAGTGATTTTTATAAAGTATGGAACATGTTCATCCATTTGTAGTTCATTTTCCCTTGGCATTGCTCATTACAGCAAGCTTTATGGGTTTGGTTGGTATATTTTACAGAAGAGGTTTATTTAAAGAGATAGTTTTATGGCAATGTGTTGTTTCTTTGTTCTTTCTTTTTCTTGCTATTATAAGTGGTTATAGTGATGAAGAAAGAATCATAAGGTCATTGCCGGTAGATGAGCTGATGGCTGTTCATAAGAAAAATTCTTATATTATTACTGTCTTATTTCTTATTCTTACTTCTTGGCTGGTATTAAGAAAGAGGGCAATGAAAACCGTTGAATATGCATCATGGGTTGTCTTTCTCACTATCGGAGGTGTTTCAGTTATTTATCAAGGCGTACTTGGTAGTAAACTTGTCTATCGTGAGGGAGTTGGAGTAAAGCCTGTAGAATTAGCAAAATC contains:
- a CDS encoding DUF2231 domain-containing protein codes for the protein MEHVHPFVVHFPLALLITASFMGLVGIFYRRGLFKEIVLWQCVVSLFFLFLAIISGYSDEERIIRSLPVDELMAVHKKNSYIITVLFLILTSWLVLRKRAMKTVEYASWVVFLTIGGVSVIYQGVLGSKLVYREGVGVKPVELAKSKAAEKLKQEANINY